A stretch of the Pantoea nemavictus genome encodes the following:
- a CDS encoding ABC transporter substrate-binding protein — protein sequence MKSIKNLLIASALGLASCATLAAEHQDKPVRIAAPFEIKGADPALSGDILLRMDVVETLVEVNERAEPIPALAASWQVSADGLRWQLQLRDNVRFHDGSPLDAAAVVKSLNTARSKAGLLDKTPITEISGEGQQVTITLREPFVPLLSVLADSRSQILALASWDAQDKITRIIGSGPFMLTSFQPPQSLTVKRFDDYWGEKPAIAAASYLSSGRAETRALLAESGDADYVFNLDAASRQRLARKPSLQLPAIPVPRTLMLKLNLGDPLLAEQPVREAISMAIDRNALAMAVLRYPGAASQLFPPNMGAWHNGNLQPLQFNLQQAAQQLQAAGWKVGTDGVLVRNGQRFSLTLLTFPDRPELPLMAMVIQQQLRKVGIEVKINATNASEIPAQHHSNRLQLALFSRNFALTPDPTGTLLQDYATHGGDWGAMNWHPAGFNAALHTLTQSTDEAARAQARHLITASLQQDLPVIPIAWYQQSAAINSKLKNVTLDAFERHFGLRQMQWEQ from the coding sequence GCCACATTGGCGGCGGAACATCAGGATAAACCGGTGCGTATTGCGGCACCGTTCGAAATCAAAGGTGCCGATCCCGCGCTCTCCGGTGACATTCTGCTACGCATGGATGTGGTCGAAACGCTGGTGGAAGTTAACGAACGCGCCGAGCCTATCCCGGCGCTAGCCGCAAGCTGGCAAGTCTCTGCTGATGGTTTGCGCTGGCAATTACAGCTGCGCGATAACGTCCGTTTCCATGATGGATCGCCGCTGGATGCCGCCGCTGTGGTGAAATCACTGAACACCGCGCGGAGTAAAGCGGGTCTACTGGATAAAACGCCGATTACCGAAATCAGCGGAGAAGGGCAACAGGTCACCATCACTTTACGCGAACCCTTCGTCCCCTTGCTTTCGGTGCTGGCAGACAGTCGTTCGCAGATTCTTGCTTTAGCCAGCTGGGATGCGCAGGACAAGATCACTCGTATCATCGGTAGCGGTCCGTTCATGCTGACATCGTTTCAGCCACCACAGTCGCTGACGGTGAAACGCTTCGATGATTACTGGGGCGAAAAGCCTGCCATTGCAGCCGCCAGTTATCTCTCCTCTGGACGTGCTGAAACTCGCGCGTTGCTGGCGGAAAGCGGTGATGCAGATTACGTTTTCAATCTTGATGCCGCCAGCCGTCAGCGCTTAGCCCGCAAGCCATCGCTGCAACTGCCGGCCATTCCGGTGCCGCGCACCCTAATGCTAAAGCTGAACCTGGGCGATCCGCTGTTAGCCGAACAGCCGGTGCGAGAAGCGATCAGCATGGCGATTGATCGTAACGCGCTGGCGATGGCGGTGCTGCGTTACCCGGGCGCGGCCAGCCAACTGTTTCCACCCAATATGGGCGCCTGGCATAACGGCAACCTGCAACCGCTGCAGTTCAACCTGCAACAGGCAGCACAACAGCTGCAGGCTGCGGGGTGGAAAGTGGGGACCGATGGCGTCTTAGTGCGCAACGGTCAGCGCTTCAGCCTGACGCTGCTGACGTTCCCGGATCGTCCCGAACTGCCGCTAATGGCGATGGTGATCCAGCAGCAACTGCGCAAAGTGGGCATTGAAGTGAAGATCAACGCCACCAACGCCAGCGAAATTCCTGCACAGCATCACAGTAATCGTCTGCAGCTGGCGCTGTTCTCCCGCAACTTTGCCCTAACGCCCGATCCAACCGGCACCTTACTGCAGGATTACGCCACCCACGGCGGCGACTGGGGGGCGATGAACTGGCATCCGGCAGGGTTTAACGCGGCGTTGCATACGCTCACCCAGTCCACCGATGAGGCTGCACGTGCGCAGGCCCGTCATCTGATCACCGCCTCACTGCAGCAGGATTTGCCGGTGATCCCTATCGCCTGGTATCAGCAATCGGCCGCGATTAACAGCAAGCTGAAAAACGTCACGCTTGATGCGTTTGAACGTCACTTTGGTCTGCGTCAGATGCAGTGGGAGCAATGA
- a CDS encoding ABC transporter permease, translated as MIKLLGWRLGQAVFVMLAVGLLTWFLVQALPGDMAWRIASGRYGYDRVDAQAVARVQQELSGSLQQGSALLHWLFDLLQFNFGRSLVSGEPVMDELRWQLSQTLALAGTSLVLTLLLTLPLGIWAGCHANGKLDRVLFWLSALLKSVPHFALGMLLIVLLALQLDWLPSAGYGELRHFLLPALTLALSLTAVGVRVVREATFQVVTSGYYRWGAQKGLAPATLLRRHGLRNLASPVMTWFGMQFVWLVEGVVVVETLFAWPGIGHALVHAIFARDVPVIQASAMTLGLLFVLLNMLVDAGCHLLDPRGRRA; from the coding sequence ATGATAAAGCTTCTTGGCTGGCGCCTTGGACAAGCGGTTTTTGTGATGCTGGCGGTCGGTTTACTCACCTGGTTTTTGGTGCAGGCGCTACCGGGCGACATGGCCTGGCGTATTGCCAGCGGTCGCTATGGCTACGATCGCGTGGATGCCCAAGCAGTGGCGCGGGTACAGCAGGAGTTGAGTGGATCATTACAGCAGGGCAGCGCGTTGCTGCACTGGTTGTTCGATCTGCTGCAGTTCAATTTTGGCCGTTCGCTGGTATCGGGTGAGCCGGTAATGGATGAGCTGCGCTGGCAGCTTAGCCAGACGCTGGCGCTCGCTGGCACATCGCTTGTTCTGACCCTATTGCTCACCTTGCCGTTAGGTATTTGGGCGGGATGCCACGCCAACGGTAAGCTTGATCGTGTGTTGTTCTGGCTGAGCGCGCTGCTGAAATCGGTACCGCATTTCGCGCTGGGTATGCTGCTTATCGTGTTGCTGGCACTTCAGCTTGATTGGCTACCCAGCGCCGGTTACGGCGAGCTGCGTCATTTCCTGTTACCGGCGTTGACGCTGGCGTTATCGTTAACCGCCGTTGGCGTCCGCGTGGTGCGTGAAGCCACTTTTCAGGTTGTCACGTCCGGTTATTACCGCTGGGGCGCGCAAAAAGGTTTAGCGCCCGCCACGTTGTTGCGCCGTCATGGGTTACGAAATCTGGCATCGCCGGTAATGACCTGGTTCGGCATGCAGTTCGTCTGGCTGGTGGAAGGGGTCGTCGTGGTAGAAACGCTGTTCGCCTGGCCGGGCATTGGCCACGCGCTGGTGCATGCTATTTTTGCGCGCGATGTGCCGGTGATTCAGGCGAGCGCCATGACGCTCGGCCTGCTGTTTGTCTTGCTCAACATGCTGGTGGATGCGGGTTGTCATCTACTTGATCCAAGAGGGAGACGCGCATGA